A segment of the Malaclemys terrapin pileata isolate rMalTer1 chromosome 1, rMalTer1.hap1, whole genome shotgun sequence genome:
TATTCTTGCAATCGAACAAGACACCACATTCTCTTTGTCATACGATGACATTATTActgattttgcagccaaaaaTCCAGAAAcattgcttttaattaaaaacaaatccttgtttcaatacctcttcatagaaatttccaagaaaatgttgacaaatatataaaaaaatattatttgcatcattctgtcaaatcagaattttttctatagcGCTACTTCTTTAGTGCTAGTCCATCAGCATTAGAGTGTGCTTAATTAAGGTAAACTGGTTTTCATAACGTGCATggggcaagttttccaatactgtaagcttatgtttgtgttgctaagagcaaGTCAAGCACGGGACACCAGATTAATAATCCTGTCTAGGACATCATAAaacctaaggatggccctgcccaGCACCATGGACCAGacagctctgcacagagctcaaCCTGAGAGCCAGAGCACAAGGAGAAAACATTTAGCTCCCTTTATGAGTGAGGAGCTGGAGCAGGCTGCCGTGAATCTGTTTGGTCCGCACCCCGTAAATAATGGGGTGTAGCACAGGGGGCACCAGGTGGTACAGACTGGTCATGAGAACAAGGAAGTGCAGTGGCACATTGTGCCCAAACCGCTGAATGAGGGAGGACAAGAAATCTGGGACATACAAAGCTGAGATGGCACAAAGATGAGAGATGCAGGTCCCAAAAGTTTTGAGCcgggcatcctttgtggggaggcgGAAGACGGCCCGGAGGATCAGAGTATAGGACACGGCAATAAAAAACACGTCCATTCCGATCACAGAGAAAAGATCAAACAGGCCATAGTAACTACTGATGCGGATGTCAgcgcaggccagcttcaccacagcTATATGCCCACAATAGAAGTGGGGGATaatgttggttctgcaatatggccaccgCCTCGCCAGGAAGGGATAGGGTAATGCGAGTATGCCACTGCGCAGCACCACAGCCAGGCCTATCTTGGCCACAACTGATTTTGTCAGGGTTGTGGAATATCTCAGAGGATtgcagatggccacgtagcgatcaaaagccatggccacgAGGATTCCAGACTCCATCGCTGAGAAGGAGAGAAcaaagtacatctgggtgaggcaggcactgaaactgATCTCCCtagaattgaaccagaagatgctcagcatttttggTATGGTTGATGTGGACATGACCAGGTCCTtgatggccagcatgcagaggaaatagaacATGGGCCCATGAAGGATCGGCTCCCTCTTCacgatgaacaggatggtgaagttccccaacaCAGCTATGGCGTACATAgcgcagaaggggatggagatccagatatgggctgcctccaggccaggaatgcccatcAGGATGAAGGTGAAGGGGTTGGTGAAGTTGGTTGTGTTCAAATCTGACATAGCGTAGGAGAGAAAGTGTCCAACTCTGAGGCATAAGGGTGTCTCCTGCATGTACCATATGCTCCCCTGACTTTCTGTGTGTTCCCAGGATCTCGGGTGATTGTCCCCGTAGAAATGCTTGAATGGAGAGACAAAGTTAATATGAGACACTGCATGCACTAGTGGAGTCTGTTCTCATGGCAGAAGCAGATTAATCGCTCTTCACACACTGATTtatgacattttcattattctGAGAAAATAACTATGAACAATGACCCTACTAAATACTATTCCATATTTTTGTTGTGCTCCCTGAATTAATAATTTCTACACTTTTTCATGGGGGGACCTTAATAGGCACCAGCAGGAAACACAAGTATGGATACTGGTTATCCATCATTGTTCCTTAATGCAATGAGAGCTATGATAGGGTGTCTATACCGAAGGGAATTCCCCATTCATCCATTTGCTCAAAATCAGAGAGGGGAATAAACCAAACCTTTCCACAGACATGTGCTCGGAGAAACTTGTCAACTAGAACATACCTCAGGGGAAAGACCTGGGCGCCATTGATAGCAGCTCAAGAGAATCACCTGCTCATTCGCAGCAgtggacaaaaacaaaacaatgttcaGATCTCTAAgatatgggatggagaataacatGTTCGGGAATGTGTTCAATTTGGGTC
Coding sequences within it:
- the LOC128833818 gene encoding olfactory receptor 52E4-like is translated as MSDLNTTNFTNPFTFILMGIPGLEAAHIWISIPFCAMYAIAVLGNFTILFIVKREPILHGPMFYFLCMLAIKDLVMSTSTIPKMLSIFWFNSREISFSACLTQMYFVLSFSAMESGILVAMAFDRYVAICNPLRYSTTLTKSVVAKIGLAVVLRSGILALPYPFLARRWPYCRTNIIPHFYCGHIAVVKLACADIRISSYYGLFDLFSVIGMDVFFIAVSYTLILRAVFRLPTKDARLKTFGTCISHLCAISALYVPDFLSSLIQRFGHNVPLHFLVLMTSLYHLVPPVLHPIIYGVRTKQIHGSLLQLLTHKGS